ttcaaaggaaaatataatttcaaactatttcttgtttgtttggttccttaattaatataaaaaggaaaatgggagaacaAGGATGAAGCTTGAGGAAAAGAAGGAAAAGGAAGGTGaggtggaaaagtggtttcGCTTCCTTTTAAATGTAAAaggtttttccacctttgagtgagttatgaaaaattattttccttGACAAACCAAATAACGCAACAAGATTGAAAAAGGAAAACtgatttccatgaaaacgttttacaacaaaccaaacggagcctaataTACACATGgaaattcaaataaaatgcattatctatatctatctatctatactaatatattaaaagacgttttgaaaaacgtatacgtgtcacgtagaCCTCTCCTTATTACACCACGTCACAACTAATTAGCATCATGACATGTCattacaaccaaaaaacatCTAATAAGGATCGAACACaagacctctttgttaaaagttacacttcttaccatcttaaccaactacaacttatgtaaTATCTTTCTATATAAgcaaatatattctttttacaataaccaatacattgaataaaagtgaatgcaaaaaagggaatgattatttaatttataaatgtacagttattactttgaagaaaaggatccggctttgtttagatttttggaTGTGGGGTTTTAGATCTGGGaggttgttgatcggccactGTTCTTATGTGACCACCGTAATTTGATGATGACACCATATCTACGTgcacataattaaaaaaaaacccgaataaaagtcaaaacccggggcaacgcccgggctacacactagttaatatattaaaagacgttcTTAATaacgtatacgtgtcacgtatacCTTTCGTTATTACGCCACATCACTACTAATTAGCATTATTGCATGTCATTATGACCAAAAAAACATGTAACAAGGATCGAATACCATACCACTTTGTTAAATGTTACACATCCTACCACCTTAACCAACCACAACTTATGTTATATTTTCTATATAAACGTATATATTCTTTTTACCAAAAATAATAcattgaataaaataaatacaaaaaaggggaaaaaaagaatgattaattaatttataaatgtacaattattgCTTTCTTAGTTTAAGcctcaaacaaaaaaaagaaaagtttCCGGTGTAATAAAGTGTAATAATGAGTAAGGGGGGAAACATTAACGGAGGTTGACTAATAAATCAACTAATAATGAAGAAAATGAGTAAGCGCAATATTGTAGCTCATGCTATAGCTAGATGGGAAACCGGTAATAGTACAGAACGAATTTGTATGAACTCTTTCCCCCAAAGTATTCATACTTTGGTGGACATCGAGTACTTAATATAAATGCTCGctctttccctcaaaaaaaaataatgaagaaAATGATCctactttgttttattttcatattttgggCTTCAGATTGAGAAGGTTGTTGTCCGGCCCCTAATCTTGTACGTGTCACCACCGTAATTCGGACGACACCAACTACATGTGcacatatttacaaaaaaaaccTAGTAAAAGTCGAAACGCGGGGCAACgtccgggccacacactagtttacACATAAAAATAGTACAAAGTATTTATGAGAATGGGTATGTAAATTCACATATAAGACTTATTTTGGATGACTTTGATAATTTTAGGGTAAAGTCACTATGTGAATCTTTGTTTATTATTCATCAATCAGGAGCCGAATCCAATCGAATTCTAATATCGTTCGGCTTGGTTTGgttaaattaaatcaaattcGAACTCGAACTCGAACTTACCTCGAGCTTAAGAATCCTTATCGCACTAGTTTTGATAAGAATTTTTGTGTTATAGCCAAGCTTCGAGGTTTTTCGAGTCTTCACTCGATAAACGGATGAAGCATAttacaacaataaaaaaaaatactacgtATGTTACTACTTTTCTTGGACAATTTATGTAAAAAGTACCCCTTTTTGTCATTCTATTGACAGATTATacattaatattaaatgatAACAATCTCATGAACACGCATTATTTTTCTCCAAATAATGTGCCCAGGAGATTTCGAGCCGAACAAGAATGATTTTGAGTTTGGTTCGTTAAGTAGTCAAACTACAAATTCAAGTTTAAGCTAGGTTCATTGACAAACGAATTTAGATCGAGCCGAACTTTTATCGAACCGTTTTCAAACTATTTACGAACAATTTTGTTCTTGTCCACCCCTATTGATCATCAACAATAGGCTATTCATATAATTGGAAAATTACATCTTAATAggcataaaaaaacaaaactacCTAATGCTTTGTTCTTTTCGCctggtctgatttttctattttttttcctgTTTCCATTGTTTAGTTTCTGATCTAGTCTAGTATGATTTTTCAGAATTTGGTCTGATCTGAATTTTTATGATATGGTCCAGTCTGAATGTTTTCTTTGACTATCTTTCCTTTATTTGGTCTAGTTTAGTGTGGTCCAATCTAAATTTTTTGTTATTTGGTTTAATTTGATAGTATGATctaattttaacaaaaataagtgATATCGAATAAACAATAAAGATAAGGGGGAAGAAAATATAGTTGAAACTGAGTAAATAATAAGGAAAACTATGTTTTTTTGgtcactatttttttttttttttgaaagataaGAAAAACCCGAGTGCAATGAAAATTGGGTGACCAAGGGGGCTTTTTTGTCACTATTTTGGTGCATCTTTGTAGTTATTTTTTCCTTTGATTGGTAAAGAAAATCATAGtttaaaaaaccaaaaaaatccaCTAGTGTTCAagggaaataaaaaaaatcgtcaaagtaaaaaaaaaatggaataaGAGATTCAATGGGCCCAGATATTAACCCGTTTCTTAACGGAGTCCACagggaaataaaaaaaattccagAACAAAGCACCGTAATACCAAACTCCACTAGGGTTTAACGGCCTCTTTAGCCTTTATATACCGAATCCAGTCCCGATCAATTTTCTCACTCCTCTTCCTTCGCACAAAAATTCTTAAGTCTAGGGTTAGGGTTTGCCTCTTTTTAACAATGGCGCAAGAATCTCGATGTCGAGGAGTCGTACAACGGTTTAACGACACTAGGGGTTTCGGCTTCATCAAGCCCGAGGACGATGGTGAAGATCTTTTCGTCCACCACAGCGACATCAAATCTGACGGTTACCGTACTCTTACCGCAGGCGCCACCGTCGAATTCACTTTTTCCGTCGGCTCAGACAACAAGCCGAAAGCCGTCGATGTTACTGGACCTGACGGCGCTCCCATCCTTCCTCCTCCCGCTGCCCGCAGATCTTCTGGAAACGGTGGCGGTGGTCGGCAGAGAAACAATTACTCTGATGGTGGAAAGTGTTATAATTGCGGTGAATCTGGTCACATCGCTCGTGACTGTGAAGGAGGTTCGGATAATTTAGGCGGTGGGTCTGGTGGAGGCGGAAACTGCTACAACTGCGGGAAGTCCGGACACTTTGCGCGAGCATGCCAAAGCGGAAGTGCTGGCGGCGGTTCCAACGTTGGTCGTGGTGGTAGGGTTAGTGCAGACGGTGATGGGGCCTGTTTCAACTGTGGTGATATTGGACACATGGCTCGTGATTGTGGTCAGGATAAGGTCAATTCTGGTGGGAGATACGGAGGGAGAGCTGGTGGCGGTGGTGGGGCTTGTTACAACTGTGGTGACATTGGACACTTAGCTCGAGATTGTGCTCAGGAAAGGGCCAGTTCTGGCGGGAGATTTGGGGGAAGAGCTGGAGGCAGTAGTGGGGCCTGTTATACTTGTGGTGAGCCTGGTCACTTAGCTCGGGATTGTAGCCAGGATAGGCCCAGTTCTGGGCGGAGATCTGGAGGTGTTAGCGGCGGCCGTAATTGTTATCAGTGTGGGGAACCGGGGCATATTGCAAGAGATTGCTCTAATGCGGTGGCTTAGAGTAACGTACTTTtatctcttcctttagtttggcaTGGAGTTCGTATAAAATAGTACTCCTCTATTAGAATGATTTTTTGTTATGCTGTTATAGTTTTTCCACCCTATTTTTGGCTCGGCTTGTTATACATAGGATGGATTGGAGTTTAAACCGTTGATATTCGAATTACATTAGTTTTCGatgattaaatgttttgatgtgtgtTTGGATGATATTAATGTTTGTGGTTTGGTTGTGAATGTTATACTTGATTTCCCCTCAATTATTTCTGATGATATTAATTGTTGCGGTTTGTTTGTGGATGTTTATACTTGATTACACCTCAATTACTCATTATGAATTGCATGAGATATGGGCCGTATGATTGAATTATGGAATATTTGACATCGTGTGATGGATTTGGGTATGCAATTGGTATTGATTTTTCAGATTAAGGATCAGATATCAGATTTCAATTAttaattgaatcttgaaaatttgagTTGGGACTTGTTTTTGAACCTACCTATTTAGATTTTACAAAAGAAAAGATTGTCTTGGATGCAGAATTGCAGATTGAATTGAGCTTTGAGACTATTTTCTTAGTAAAAGATGTATGTTCAGATATGCTTTGATCTCCTACGCTTTGTAGTCTcgctttgttttgttttaagatTAGTATCTCAGGGTGATGATATGTTTCCTCTAGAACTGAAGCATTGTGTTTGTTGATTAAATTCAGGTTGCCAGCAAGTGTACTTGATTTTTAACTGTAATAATCTTACTCTAGGGGGTGTCATACTTCTTGATAGTTGACCTCTTCCCATCATCTTCTTTGATTGCTTGGTGAAAAACTTAGATTTTATTAACTTATATAAAAGCACTCATCTCATTCCTATCTGTTTATCAAATTTATAAGTTGGATTGAAACTCCTCTGACATGCTTCTATAAAGTGCTAATAGATTTTAGTACAATTGGAGGTTGTTTATTCTAAGCTTTAGAGTTCTCTTTATTAATCAGGGGACATTATTTCTAGCTTTCTGATTGTTTTTTAGCTCTGTTCAAAATTTACTGTCAAGTGTTAGTTATGTTATATGTTGCTGTAGAATGAGGAGAACACTATCTGTTGTCTGTTGGTGTTTCTATTTGCTCAAGTTATTGTTTAGAATTAGACATCCCATGTAATGTTGGATCTATATATGTTAATTATGTGTGGAACATGTGGTTGTAGCGATTAACAGCTTTGGTATAACCCCTGTCTAGCCTCTGTTTATATTTGTCCAATTATATTTAGTTTAGTTGTGGCCAGGTCTATCCCAGTTTTGATTCCTAGTGGTACTAGCTTTGGTTTTGCTTTGGAGATGGAAGTATATGCTGATTTGTAATGAAGTCGGGTTCATTGCACTTGGATGGTTAAAAGAGATTTAGTAGTCTCTTGTCGAGTTTTGATTTTTCTCATCGCCACCAGTGGATTGGCTATTTTTGAACCTTAGACCAAGCTTTTGATCTAGCTTAAGTTGCCTTTCCTAGCTTCCTGTCGGATGCATACCGATAATATGAAATATCAGTGTATTAGAGAGTATTATTCTGGGCCTGGCTGTGTATTGGTCAACTTCTTTTTCCAACTTTTCTGGCAGTTGCTGGCTCATCCTTTAGTTCGCCAATTGGTAGAATTCTGGATTATACAGAACATTTCGCTTGTTAGTTGATTGATGCAGAGTTATTTGCTGTTTAGTGAGCTGCAATGCAGTAAGCCAGAATCTAATGTGAGGTTGTAATCTAACCTGATAACAAAAATGAAATCTCCATTGTCATTTTGGTGTAAGAATGGAAGCCTGATGTTGCTGCCGTTTGTACTGGATAATACAAATAGTGCTACGGTTGTGTCTGCATTCTAATTACGGTATTAAAAGATGATATTTGATGATGAGACTTTTTGAAGACCTAAAGCCAATAGAAACATCTGCCCTTGATTCCTCGAGAGTCAAGACATAAAAATGCGGATTATTGTTAACAGTTATGCCTCCCTCAGATGATCCAATAATCTTAACCGGATATGGAATAGGCTAGGGATACACTTGGTGTGCAAAGGTATCTTACACACCACCAATTACGCAATGCCATCTCACAAATCCCACTAAAAACAGAGAGGGAAAAGCTTtctgaaatattttttttgggcGGCAAATATTTTCAGCCATTTGCGCCATTCTGTTTTTTGAGCGGGATTTAATTGCGCCAAAATACCCATTTTTCATATTTGCGCCAAACACCTCTTCACCTCAAATTTTCATCTTTCACCTCCACTAATAATAAGAGAATTGCAAAGAGATATTTTTTCTGGTTTATATTGCTAAAGCAACTGCAAAGTATGTGATTCATTTTTCCCACCCTCTGAATTTCtatttttcattctattttCTGCCATTTTCGAATGCATTAACTATCTAAATgagttataattttttttcgaGGCATGTAAAAGTTTGCCATTAAAAGAACTTCCATGGATTTAGTGATGCATATAACCTGTTTGATGAAATTACTAAGAGATTTTCAATCATATTTATTATAGTGTTTCAGTTGAGATGTACTGGAAATGATGAATTGAAAGTGACAAAAGTTGGACCTATTGCAATGGCTGGAAAAAATAGTTAATATTGCAATGGATGTAACTATTATTCGTCTTCTACGAATCCGGAGATGATGAATTGGAAGTGACAATGTTGAACCTTTTGTATAGCAATAAACCTGTTTGATTAAGTTATGATTTTGATTCTAGAAATTGTATAGACTATACTACTAAATGTGTTTTGGTTGTAGAATTTGTATAAAAAATactcattaaaataaataaaaaatgaatggggaaaaatatattatttttcaacAACCACATAGGTTCAAACACGGGTTTAGCTAGTGGAAGGGTAATCAAGTAACCAATTTAAcggggggtatcagcacatcataGTGGGCTACCTAAAATTTTATACAAGATACGATAGCTAATGAAGTTCATAAACAGTATGTATTCCGATTTCAGTATACATGTAATGATCCCACAAATTAAAACACGATCTCTTCAAATGCAACATTTATTAACAAGATATTTCACAATTAAAACACTCCGTCAAAAAATAAACTCGTGTTTGTTGAACTTAttcatcaaaaaataaaaataaaacaaatttatctGAATTACCCTTTGTGCATCAGGAATCAACTTGGGTTCATAATTCGACGTGGTGAAGACTCTCGTGATGACATTAATTCATTTGTCAAGTGAAAGCTTTCACGACTTAATTCATTCGTGATGaagttattttcttattttattgtaTTATACGAAGAGGTGATTTGTTAATTGATACCATCggaatttaaaaaatatatatatgatTAAAAGAACTAAAATCATActccctgttaggttatgattcatataacaaaacataaatcatgcggaaaaaccataaagccaggaaaacatattatttacacataatcatttagcatagtttagatgcatacactttgttgcgtgccctccctagctgcgcccgaaccgaacaagaacaagtctttaggactccaagtgtcgtccttccgtagatagtccacagcacgtccgaacccgccttaagcttgaccaactagaatcgcccttaaggtagcttaggattttcggctatta
This genomic stretch from Spinacia oleracea cultivar Varoflay chromosome 3, BTI_SOV_V1, whole genome shotgun sequence harbors:
- the LOC110801200 gene encoding cold shock domain-containing protein 3 codes for the protein MAQESRCRGVVQRFNDTRGFGFIKPEDDGEDLFVHHSDIKSDGYRTLTAGATVEFTFSVGSDNKPKAVDVTGPDGAPILPPPAARRSSGNGGGGRQRNNYSDGGKCYNCGESGHIARDCEGGSDNLGGGSGGGGNCYNCGKSGHFARACQSGSAGGGSNVGRGGRVSADGDGACFNCGDIGHMARDCGQDKVNSGGRYGGRAGGGGGACYNCGDIGHLARDCAQERASSGGRFGGRAGGSSGACYTCGEPGHLARDCSQDRPSSGRRSGGVSGGRNCYQCGEPGHIARDCSNAVA